From Xenopus laevis strain J_2021 chromosome 7L, Xenopus_laevis_v10.1, whole genome shotgun sequence, one genomic window encodes:
- the sfxn2.L gene encoding sideroflexin-2 isoform X3 codes for MAMEIAKFDIDSPRWDQSTFVGRLKHFFNITDPRTALVPEQELDRAKQLVDSCRAGSVPPGTSVEQLHYAKKLYDSAFHPDTGDKMNLIGRMSFQVPGGMAITGCMLQFYRTVPAVVFWQWVNQSFNALVNYTNRNAASPITLTQIGVAYVTATSTALATAVGLNLYTKKAPPLIARWVPFAAVAAANCVNIPMMRQQEILNSIAVTDENDNTLGHSRKAAIKGISQVVISRIAMAAPGMILLPILMERLESFPFMKLALYGSCCLLVVSTEMLHVCKQP; via the exons ATGGCAATGGAGATCGCTAAATTCGACATTGATTCTCCCCGATGGGACCAAAGTACATTTGTGGGGAGGTTGAAGCACTTCTTTAATATTACAGATCCCAGGACAGCTCTTGTGCCAGAACAGGAATTGGATAGAGCAAAACAGCTTGTGGATTCCTGTAG AGCAGGTTCTGTGCCACCAGGAACAAGTGTAGAACAACTGCATTATGCCAAGAAGCTTTATGATTCTGCTTTTCATCCGGACACCGGGGACAAAATGAATTTGATTGGAAGAATGTCTTTCCAAGTCCCTGGCGGAATGGCCATTACAGGGTGCATGCTTCAGTTCTACAG AACTGTGCCGGCGGTGGTGTTTTGGCAGTGGGTCAACCAGTCGTTCAATGCTTTGGTGAACTATACAAACAGAAACGCAGCGTCTCCAATCACTCTCAC TCAGATTGGCGTGGCTTACGTGACTGCCACAAGTACAGCGTTGGCTACAGCTGTAGGACTAAACTTGTACACtaag AAAGCTCCTCCTTTGATTGCACGATGGGTTCCCTTCGCTGCCGTGGCGGCTGCCAATTGTGTCAACATTCCTATGATGAGACAGCA GGAGATTCTTAACAGCATTGCAGTTACTGACGAAAACGATAATACATTGGGACACTCAAGG AAAGCTGCTATCAAGGGAATCAGCCAAGTTGTAATTTCCAGAATAGCCATGGCCGCCCCTGGGATGA TTCTCTTACCGATCTTGATGGAAAGGCTGGAGTCTTTTCCCTTTATGAAA CTTGCTCTTTATGGTTCCTGTTGCCTGCTCGTTGTTTCCACAGAGATG CTCCATGTCTGTAAGCAGCCTTGA
- the arl3.L gene encoding ADP-ribosylation factor-like protein 3, which yields MGLLSILRKLKSAPDQEVRILLLGLDNAGKTTLLKQLASEDISHITPTQGFNIKSVQSQGFKLNVWDIGGQRKIRPYWRNYFENTDVLIYLIDSADRKRFEETGQELAELLDEEKLSGVPVLIFANKQDLLTAAPASEIAEGLNLHTIRDRVWQIQSCSALTGEGVQDGMNWVCKNVNAKKK from the exons ATG GGTTTGTTGTCTATTTTGCGTAAACTGAAAAGTGCCCCCGACCAGGAGGTAAGAATTCTGCTCCTGGGACTGGACAATGCCGGCAAAACCACACTGCTCAAACAGCTCGCATCCGAGGATATCAGCCACATCACACCTACACAG GGTTTTAACATCAAGAGTGTACAGTCCCAGGGTTTCAAGCTTAATGTATGGGATATTGGAGGACAGAGAAAAATCAGGCCGTACTGGAGgaactattttgaaaatactGATGTTCTt atctaTTTGATTGACAGTGCTGACAGAAAGCGATTTGAAGAAACTGGTCAG GAACTTGCAGAACTTCTGGATGAGGAGAAGTTAAGTGGGGTCCCAGTGCTGATCTTTGCTAATAAACAAGATTTATTGACGGCTGCACCAGCTTCTGAAATTGCTGAAGGCCTAAATCTACACACAATCCGGGACAGAGTTTGGCAAATTCAGTCATGTTCTGCCCTCACAGGAGAAGGGGTACAA
- the sfxn2.L gene encoding sideroflexin-2 isoform X1, whose amino-acid sequence MAMEIAKFDIDSPRWDQSTFVGRLKHFFNITDPRTALVPEQELDRAKQLVDSCRAGSVPPGTSVEQLHYAKKLYDSAFHPDTGDKMNLIGRMSFQVPGGMAITGCMLQFYRTVPAVVFWQWVNQSFNALVNYTNRNAASPITLTQIGVAYVTATSTALATAVGLNLYTKKAPPLIARWVPFAAVAAANCVNIPMMRQQEILNSIAVTDENDNTLGHSRKAAIKGISQVVISRIAMAAPGMILLPILMERLESFPFMKKIRFLHAPLQVMLAGGFLLFMVPVACSLFPQRCSMSVSSLEPELRDSIVSQYGDKIRFVYFNKGL is encoded by the exons ATGGCAATGGAGATCGCTAAATTCGACATTGATTCTCCCCGATGGGACCAAAGTACATTTGTGGGGAGGTTGAAGCACTTCTTTAATATTACAGATCCCAGGACAGCTCTTGTGCCAGAACAGGAATTGGATAGAGCAAAACAGCTTGTGGATTCCTGTAG AGCAGGTTCTGTGCCACCAGGAACAAGTGTAGAACAACTGCATTATGCCAAGAAGCTTTATGATTCTGCTTTTCATCCGGACACCGGGGACAAAATGAATTTGATTGGAAGAATGTCTTTCCAAGTCCCTGGCGGAATGGCCATTACAGGGTGCATGCTTCAGTTCTACAG AACTGTGCCGGCGGTGGTGTTTTGGCAGTGGGTCAACCAGTCGTTCAATGCTTTGGTGAACTATACAAACAGAAACGCAGCGTCTCCAATCACTCTCAC TCAGATTGGCGTGGCTTACGTGACTGCCACAAGTACAGCGTTGGCTACAGCTGTAGGACTAAACTTGTACACtaag AAAGCTCCTCCTTTGATTGCACGATGGGTTCCCTTCGCTGCCGTGGCGGCTGCCAATTGTGTCAACATTCCTATGATGAGACAGCA GGAGATTCTTAACAGCATTGCAGTTACTGACGAAAACGATAATACATTGGGACACTCAAGG AAAGCTGCTATCAAGGGAATCAGCCAAGTTGTAATTTCCAGAATAGCCATGGCCGCCCCTGGGATGA TTCTCTTACCGATCTTGATGGAAAGGCTGGAGTCTTTTCCCTTTATGAAA AAAATACGGTTTCTTCATGCTCCTCTGCAAGTCATGCTGGCCGGTGGTTT CTTGCTCTTTATGGTTCCTGTTGCCTGCTCGTTGTTTCCACAGAGATG CTCCATGTCTGTAAGCAGCCTTGAACCAGAACTTCGAGACTCTATAGTGAGCCAATATGGAGACAAAATCCGCTTTGTTTACTTTAACAAGGGATTGTAA
- the sfxn2.L gene encoding sideroflexin-2 isoform X2 — protein sequence MAMEIAKFDIDSPRWDQSTFVGRLKHFFNITDPRTALVPEQELDRAKQLVDSCRAGSVPPGTSVEQLHYAKKLYDSAFHPDTGDKMNLIGRMSFQVPGGMAITGCMLQFYRTVPAVVFWQWVNQSFNALVNYTNRNAASPITLTQIGVAYVTATSTALATAVGLNLYTKKAPPLIARWVPFAAVAAANCVNIPMMRQQEILNSIAVTDENDNTLGHSRKAAIKGISQVVISRIAMAAPGMKNTVSSCSSASHAGRWFLALYGSCCLLVVSTEMLHVCKQP from the exons ATGGCAATGGAGATCGCTAAATTCGACATTGATTCTCCCCGATGGGACCAAAGTACATTTGTGGGGAGGTTGAAGCACTTCTTTAATATTACAGATCCCAGGACAGCTCTTGTGCCAGAACAGGAATTGGATAGAGCAAAACAGCTTGTGGATTCCTGTAG AGCAGGTTCTGTGCCACCAGGAACAAGTGTAGAACAACTGCATTATGCCAAGAAGCTTTATGATTCTGCTTTTCATCCGGACACCGGGGACAAAATGAATTTGATTGGAAGAATGTCTTTCCAAGTCCCTGGCGGAATGGCCATTACAGGGTGCATGCTTCAGTTCTACAG AACTGTGCCGGCGGTGGTGTTTTGGCAGTGGGTCAACCAGTCGTTCAATGCTTTGGTGAACTATACAAACAGAAACGCAGCGTCTCCAATCACTCTCAC TCAGATTGGCGTGGCTTACGTGACTGCCACAAGTACAGCGTTGGCTACAGCTGTAGGACTAAACTTGTACACtaag AAAGCTCCTCCTTTGATTGCACGATGGGTTCCCTTCGCTGCCGTGGCGGCTGCCAATTGTGTCAACATTCCTATGATGAGACAGCA GGAGATTCTTAACAGCATTGCAGTTACTGACGAAAACGATAATACATTGGGACACTCAAGG AAAGCTGCTATCAAGGGAATCAGCCAAGTTGTAATTTCCAGAATAGCCATGGCCGCCCCTGGGATGA AAAATACGGTTTCTTCATGCTCCTCTGCAAGTCATGCTGGCCGGTGGTTT CTTGCTCTTTATGGTTCCTGTTGCCTGCTCGTTGTTTCCACAGAGATG CTCCATGTCTGTAAGCAGCCTTGA